Part of the Pseudomonas sp. P8_241 genome is shown below.
GCTTAGCGGTGAGCACGAATACACGTTGGGGCGGAATCACAGTCATAGCTCATCACTAGGCGTTTCGAATGCTAGGTGTAAGAAAGCCCCTACGACTGCCGGTACCGATTCACCTTCGACTTAGCCCGCCCTAGCTGCTCCAGCACTTTCGCCACTCCAAAGTCAGCCCCGGATTCATCGTCCGTGGCCGGCACTTGAAGACAAAAATCAGGCAACCCGTTTTGAGTATTCTCCCATCCAATCGGCAAGCGACTTCATGTCTGTTTCGAGGTCTGCAAGCTCAGGTGGAACAGCGGGCAGATCATCTGCCTGGGAGTGCTCGTAAACTGAATATCGAGTCATCAGATCGTCGATCAGATCGCAATCCTCCTGGGTGATATTGCTCAGCTGTCTGAGGAGCCCTTTAGTCATCACCTCTCTTCTGAATCGCAGTACGACGCTGTTCAGCAGTACCACCTCTACCGCACGCTCTACGATTATCCGGAAGTCGCTGCAGACACTCTTAGCCATGAGGTCATAGCTTTCGGCGTCGCCTTCGGCTTGGTGCTTTTTGAGCTTAGGCAGAAATTCGTTCAAGAGCTTGTTAATGGCCGTTTTGGGTTTCGAGTCTCTGGCACTTTGTCCTGTCAAGATTCCGGATATCTTCTCTAAGCGTCGAAGGGTTTGAACCTCATGGACAATATTTGGGAGATCCGGGTGCTCTGCCACCTTCTTCACGGCGGCGTCCAGAAGTGTGATCAGTGACAATCTGTGAGTGAAGATTATGACTTGGCGTGTTTGTGCAAGGTCAACAAGGCGTGCGACAACTCGCTCTTCAAAATCCTGATCGAGTGATGAGATCGGGTCATCGAAGATAAAAGGGGCTACCTGGTTTGAACCGGTTATGTCCGCAAAAAAAGCTGCGAGCGCAACTATACGCGTCTCACCTTCACTGAGAATTTGCTCTGGCGGACGACTTCCTTTCGCACCTATCAGCGTCAATCCAAAAGTAGTCCGCCCTTTGCCAATGGTCTTGCTTTGGGGAGCTACAGGTAGCCGCGAACCGCCTAGTAGTTTCAGTTCTGCAGCGAAGCGAGTTTGATAACCAGCGTCTAATTCGGATTTTGCCAGCTCGTTGTTCTTTGTTGTGAGCGAGTTGGTGGCCGCGAGCTTTATTGCTTTCCCATACTGTTCAACGGCTATCAGTCGATCCCGCTCCGTCAGTACTGATTGTTTATTCTGAGCCAGCCACTGTATCCCCTTCAGCTTCCGTACTCGTTCTTCCATTTGCTGCCTTTTACCGTCTTGCAGCAGTTCGTTCAGCGATTTCTCTTCCGTCTCAAGCGTCTGTGACTGATCAGTTAGTGCCTGATTCACAGGCGCCCAATCAAAAGCTGCAACCTTTTCAATCTGATCTGCCTTATCTAAGTCTGCACGTCTTTTAACTAATGCCGTGTGTAAATCAATGGCGTGCTGCTGGTCTATTTTGAGCAGCGACATGTGAGCTAGCCAGTCCTGCTCTGTCGGTGAGTGGGGGAGTGCGCGGAGCAATCCTTTTAATTTGTCTTCTGCATCTTTGGCCGCACGTTCGAGGCCTTCGGTGACAAAACTTTCGAAATGTCGCAATCGATCAGCCGAATCGTCCTTGAGTTCCTGTTGGCAGAGCACGCATCGCGACTCGTGACCAACTACGGGGAATTCGTTTCCAGGATAGGCATGGCTTTGGGAAAAAAGCCGGGCCTGTGCCCAAAGTTGCTGCCATATGGGTTCACCCACGCCGTCGAGAGGAGCTTCTGCGAACAGTTGCTGAGCTGACTGTTGGGCAGCCTGACGTTTGAGTTTTGCATCTGAGTGGGCATTAACGATGGCTTGGGCAGCACCATCGGAAAGCTTCTCCTTGAGCGAACTCATCGCCAATTGCACGTTAGCCAGGCCCTGCTTCTCCTTGGTGATCTCGCCCAGTCGTCCAACGACGTCTTTTTGAGCTAAAGCGCCTTCGAGGCCGATTCGTTCTGCATCATTTTCCTCTGTGTACAGACATGCTTTGTCGATGGTTGTTGTGATTGTTGCCGGCTTCAGCGCAGCAAGCCATTTGCTTTCTTCGGTAATTCCCAAATCCAATGGAAATTGAGGTAACGAACTCAATAAGGCGTTCTTCGCCGATCCTAGGTGCTGGCTAACCCTATCTGATATTGCGATCAATGCCGCAACGAACTTCATCTGGCTAGGTTCGTAGCTTGCCTCGTTTTTGCCCATGTACTGTGTGGCTGTTCTTGAGTCAAAGATCTGAGCATGGCGAAGCTTTGGATGAGCGCCGTCGGCGAGTGTCCATTCGATTTTTCCAGCTTGGCCACCAATAGAAAGCTGGAATTGAGCCCGGCAAGGCACCGGCTCTTCGACGAACACGTTGGGGTGAATTTCGTCTTTCGATCTGGAGCCGCAAGCTTGTTTTAGAAGTCGTGCGTAGCCGCTCTTGCCTGAGCCATTCTGGCCATAGAACACCGTTATGTTCCCGGCCCCGAATGAAAGCGCGGCTCCTGCTTTGACGGCATGAATCGCCCCGGGTTTCGTAGACACCTCTTTGCCTTAAACTGAGGCCAATTAGGAGGTGCCATGAGCAACCCGCGTTACCCCGAAGAATTCAAAATCCAAGCGGTCAATCAAGTGACCGAAAAGAAGCTGCCTGTCGCTGATGTAGCGGCCCGTCTTGGCGTGTCGACGCATAGCCTCTACGCCTGGATAAAGCGCTACAGCAAACCTCAAGAAGAACGGCAGCAGGACGATGATCAGCACGCTGAACTGCGTCGTCTGCGAGCAGAACTCAAGCGGGTTACTGAAGAGCGAGACATCTTAAAAAAGGCCGCCGCGTACTTTGCCAAGGAGTGCGGTTGAAGTACGCCTTTATCAAGCAGCGAGCAGATGACTATTCCATACGACGGCTTTGCCTGACGCTGAAAGTCCACCCCAGTGGGTATTACGCCTGGTTGTCTGAGCCGCAATCTGCACGCGCCAAAGACGACCAACGACTGCTGGGTTTGATCAAGCATTCATGGCTGGAAAGTGGCGGCGTTTATGGCTATCGCAAAATCCATGACGATCTGCGCGAGGTCGGTGAAGACTGTGGTCGCCATCGTGTAGCGAGGCTGATGCGTCTTGAAGGTCTGCGCTCTCAGACAGGGTATCGACGTCGCCCTGGAAAGTACGGCGGTAAGCCAGCGGTCGCCTCACCCAATTTGCTGAAGCGCCAGTTCGATGTCGTGGAACCCAACAAGGTTTGGGTCACCGACATCACCTACATTCGTACATATGAAGGCTGGTTGTACTTGGCTGTGGTGCTGGATCTGTTTTCTCGTCAGGTTGTAGGCTGGTCAATGAAGTCTCAGATGACCAGTGATTTGGCTATTGATGCGTTATTGATGGCGGTTTGGAGGCGTAAACCGAAACAAGAGGTAATGGTTCATAGCGACCAAGGTAGCCAGTACAGCAGCTCCGATTGGCGCAGCTTTTTGAAGGCGAACAATTTGGTTGCCAGCATGAGTCGCCGAGGCAACTGTCATGATAATGCCGTGGCCGAGAGCTTTTTCCAGCTTCTGAAACGGGAACGGATCAAGCGGAAAATTTACACCACGCGGGAAGATGCTCGTAGTGATGTGTTCGATTACATCGAGATGTTCTACAACGCAAAACGTCGTCATGGTTTCAACAATCAGCTGTCGCCGGTAGAGTTTGAAAAGCGTTACGCAATGAGCTTGCAAGGTGTCTAGAGAATCCGGGGCGATTCAGTCCAGTTCCGGAGTCCATCCTCAGAAGGCACCACCCAGGTCACCGTAAAAAATTCGGCATGCTGTTCCCATTTCAATGGGTGGCCACCCAGTCGCGAGATGCCTTGAACAGATAGTGGGTCTATAGGTGAATGGCAGAGCTTTTCCACAAGCGATTTGCATTCAAACGGATCACCGATGAATGCCAAGTGATAAACATGCGCGGGTTCCTCAAAGTAGAGAGAAGGTCGAGCGTGCAATTCGTTATGGAGGGACTGTCTTTGACAATGCATGAAGGGCTCGGATTGTGAGTGATCTGACACGTTTTCATAGTGGGAGCGTTAGGGTGATTCGCCCTATACATAGGCATTGCTCAGCGGGATCCGTGCCGCTCAAGATGCCGCGCCGATAGAGTTAAGGTGATCGAGAAGCCTCGGTTCTCGCTGACAGAAGCTGGTTCACCATGCCATTGATGAGACTCACAAGTGTTGGCTCTGGCAGATTGCGATGCTGCTTCAGCGTTACTGTGCAGCTAGTTAATCCGAGAATCCCGCAGGCAATGACTTCGGCATCAATGCGCTGAAAAATGCCTTCTTTCATCCCTCTCTTCAAAATGCATTCGAGCTCACGGGTATACACCTGCTCCTGTTCCAAAACGCGCTTCTGCTGGACAGGATCTAGATGACAAGCTTCCATCTTGAGCAGGCGCTCCTCTGGTTCGCTGTGGAGATGTCTTTGCACGTTGAAGCGAATGAATGCTTCCAGCCTTGGACGCGTTGACCGGTGCTTCGATTTTTCCCTACGCCATGATGCCAGTCGCTTCTGGTGAAGATGCTCCATTACTTCCTCAAGCAAATCCTGTTTGCTTGGAAAGTGGTAGTAGAGACTCCCAGCGTGAAGCCCAACTGTTTTCGCAAGGCCGCGCATGGACATTCCAGAAAAGCCTTGATCGGTGATCAGTTGGCAAGCCGAGTCCACGATGTGCTGGCCGATGGTATCTGCGCAGGGCGCATGGGCGGTGCCAATAGCGGTATTCATGTTCAAGTCGATCCATGTTGCTGGGGCGATTCGTGTTTGGCGCAGTTTGGATCTCGGACAAGAGCCAGTGCGACGCAATTTTGTGCTGAAATCCGTTTTTAATTAGTGCATTGCTGCACAGTTTTTTATGCGTCCCTAAATGTGCTGAGATGAATATAGAATTTTATCTTATGCCAAGTAAATAGGGGGTTTACAGTGGATCCACGAAAGGATACAAAGTCACCATCAATCCAGCAGGTGGCTACAAATGACTCAGCAAAATGTGCAGAAATTCGATGTTGCTATCATCGGTGGCGGCATCATCGGCTCCAGTGTTGCGTACCATATCCTCAAGGCTTCGCCTGGTACGTCGGTGTGCGTGATCGAGCCAGATTCAACCTATGAGTTCGCAAGTGCACTGCGTTCCTCGGGTGGTTGCCGAGTTCAATTCACCGGTACTGAGAACATCGAGATGTCGCTCTACAGCATTGAGCGCATCAAAAATTTCGAGCACGAGATGGAGTCGAAGGGGCGTCCGGCTCCTGTAGATTGGGTTGAGGGCGGATATCTTTTTGTTGTCGAGCCCGAACACGTCGCCGCGATCGAGCGCAATGTGCGCAAGCAGCAAGAGCACGGATGCGTGGTGGAGCTCCTTGACGCAGCGGGACTCAAGAATCGCTTCCCATCTATCAACAGTGATGACTTAGGCGTAGGCGCATTTACGCCCCATGATGGCTGGTGCGATCCGAACGGCCTGCTCTGGGGTTATCGCCGCAAGGCTGTAGAGCTGGGAGCGGTCTACATAAAGGATAAATTCGTCGATGCGGTGGTGAGCACCCACAAGGCGCAGACAGCTGTTCTGGAGTCTGGGTTGCGCATCGATGCTGAGGCCTTCATCAACGCCGGCGGAGCCTGGTCAGGACTGATTGCCGAGAAATTTGGCATGCAACTGCCGATTGTCCCCATGCGTCGATTCGAGCACTACTTCACGCCTGCTACCCCGATGGAGCGGCTGCCGTACGTCAAAGACCTTTCGCGTTTGGCATTCCGCTCCGAAGGGGAGGGTTTTTCTGGTGGGCTGGTCAACGGTGCAGAGCCACGTGGTTTCAATTTCGAAGTTGATCACGATTACTGGGAGCAGGTGGTTTGGCCGGCCGTCGCGCACCGCTTCCCTGCATTGGAAGCTGCTAAATGCCATCGCACTTGGTCGGGCCTGTATGAGGTCAACGAGCTGGATGGCAACGCGGTAATTGGTCGCTGGAACTCCAAACTACCTAACCTCTACACAGTTGCAGGTTTCTCTGGGCACGGAATGATGCATGCACCCGCAGCGGGCCGAGCGATCGCCGAGCTACTACTCCAAGGTTCGTACCAGTCCTTGGATCTGACTCGCCTGGGTTATGAGCGAGTGGAGGCAAATGCGCCTTACGCTGAAGAAGGTATTCTCTGACTCTTCCGCAATAAACAGGATGCGGATGCTGCTGAGAGACATCACTAATTGAGTGCCGGCGTCTACCTGCCAGATGCCGGCCAGCGGCGAGGCTGATGCCGCCTCTCTGTACTACTGGGCATCTTGCCCGGGGTTGTTTCCTCACTTGCCCAACTGTTGTAGTTGGGCAATTTTTTGAAGGTGCGCATTGACTTATCTGGTTGGTGTCGCTTCGATTCCCTGTCGTTGATATCCAGCCATCTCGGATGAGCACCGCTCAGTGATTCAAGTAGCGGGCAGGCTGCCGGTTTTGTGCGGAAATGCGGGACAAGGAAAACCTTCTCGTGTCGGTGGAAACAACCAAGACGTCCCACATAAGAAAGTACCAGCAGTCCATAAGGGCAGGTCTTTACAGTGGATCCATAAAAGGATACAACGTGGATATGCCGAATTTCGAAGAGTTTTTGTGCGCAGAAAATGTGCAAAAAATCGTTATTGATCTAGCCCCATCAAGATCACCATTTTCCTGTCATTTGATAACCCAGCAAATCGTTACAGCTCTATTCAAGCGCAGAACAAGTATTCCTCAGGAGTTTCCGCCATGCAGGGGGTCTTGGGATCTCCTGAGGCTAGGGTGTTGTTCTCAACCGTCCATCAAAAAGATCTTTATATGCCCGTGCAAAGTGCTCTCGAAGAAAACAAGATCGGCTTAAGCGCCGACGCCGTCACGAACCGCCTCCGGGAAATGATATTGAGCGGGACTATCGGTATAGGCGTACAGCTTAAGCAGGTTCATTTGGCCAAGCAGTTTGGAGTGAGTCGGCTGCCAGTTCGAGAGGCGCTAAAAAGACTGGAAGCTGAGGGGCTCATCCGCCACGTAGCGCGTCAAGGTTCAGTCGTGGCGAACAAGTCAGTTGCTGACCTGATTGAAACGCTGGACATCCGGATCGCCCTAGAGAGCAGAGCACTCCAGCTGTCGATCCCAAAGCTCCAGGATTCCGACTTTAGCGCCGCTCGGGATGTGCTGCATCGATACGAAGAAAGTACATCTCCACGAGAGTGGGGTGAGCTGAACCTTGAGTTCCATTCCATTCTCTATCGTGCCTGTCAGCGTCCAACGCTGTTGAAAATGATCGCGGACACTGTCAAAGGTGTAGACCTACATCTCAAGGTGTTGCAGTCCAATTCAGTAGGGCAAAAATCCTCGCTTAGGGAGCACGCAGACATTTTGGAAGCGTGCGAAGCCCGCGATGTTGCAACCGCTATCCTCTTGTTGGAACAGCACATCGAGCACACTCAAAATGCTTTGTTGCAAATACCTGTGCTCCCAGAGCCGTTCGCATTTTGACTTAGATACATCACCACAGCTTAGAAACAGGATTACGAAATGGTCGATCTTGATTTTTTAACGGATCTCTCCTGCTCCGGAACGAATTTGTCCTTTGTCGAACAGCTCTTCGATCTCTTGCCGGATGTCCAATTTTTTATCAAGGATCACGCTGCTCGATATTTGGTGGTGAACCAGGCCATTGTCGAACATGCTGGCCTATCAGACAAAAGGGACATGATCGGCCGCACATGCGAAGAGATTTTCACCAACCCAGGCGGGAAGATTTCACAGCAGGATTTGCATGTCATCGAGACGGGAAAAGAAGTCCTGAACGCTTTGGAGATGTGCCTTTCCCTGAATAAACAGCGCAAGTGGTGTCTGAGCTCAAAATTTAAAGTGCGAGGAGCAGTGCCAGGTGGCGCGGCGTTGGTGGGGATTTCCAGGGTGCTCCCT
Proteins encoded:
- a CDS encoding AAA family ATPase; the protein is MSTKPGAIHAVKAGAALSFGAGNITVFYGQNGSGKSGYARLLKQACGSRSKDEIHPNVFVEEPVPCRAQFQLSIGGQAGKIEWTLADGAHPKLRHAQIFDSRTATQYMGKNEASYEPSQMKFVAALIAISDRVSQHLGSAKNALLSSLPQFPLDLGITEESKWLAALKPATITTTIDKACLYTEENDAERIGLEGALAQKDVVGRLGEITKEKQGLANVQLAMSSLKEKLSDGAAQAIVNAHSDAKLKRQAAQQSAQQLFAEAPLDGVGEPIWQQLWAQARLFSQSHAYPGNEFPVVGHESRCVLCQQELKDDSADRLRHFESFVTEGLERAAKDAEDKLKGLLRALPHSPTEQDWLAHMSLLKIDQQHAIDLHTALVKRRADLDKADQIEKVAAFDWAPVNQALTDQSQTLETEEKSLNELLQDGKRQQMEERVRKLKGIQWLAQNKQSVLTERDRLIAVEQYGKAIKLAATNSLTTKNNELAKSELDAGYQTRFAAELKLLGGSRLPVAPQSKTIGKGRTTFGLTLIGAKGSRPPEQILSEGETRIVALAAFFADITGSNQVAPFIFDDPISSLDQDFEERVVARLVDLAQTRQVIIFTHRLSLITLLDAAVKKVAEHPDLPNIVHEVQTLRRLEKISGILTGQSARDSKPKTAINKLLNEFLPKLKKHQAEGDAESYDLMAKSVCSDFRIIVERAVEVVLLNSVVLRFRREVMTKGLLRQLSNITQEDCDLIDDLMTRYSVYEHSQADDLPAVPPELADLETDMKSLADWMGEYSKRVA
- a CDS encoding IS3 family transposase (programmed frameshift), with product MSNPRYPEEFKIQAVNQVTEKKLPVADVAARLGVSTHSLYAWIKRYSKPQEERQQDDDQHAELRRLRAELKRVTEERDNLKKGRRVLCQGVRLKYAFIKQRADDYSIRRLCLTLKVHPSGYYAWLSEPQSARAKDDQRLLGLIKHSWLESGGVYGYRKIHDDLREVGEDCGRHRVARLMRLEGLRSQTGYRRRPGKYGGKPAVASPNLLKRQFDVVEPNKVWVTDITYIRTYEGWLYLAVVLDLFSRQVVGWSMKSQMTSDLAIDALLMAVWRRKPKQEVMVHSDQGSQYSSSDWRSFLKANNLVASMSRRGNCHDNAVAESFFQLLKRERIKRKIYTTREDARSDVFDYIEMFYNAKRRHGFNNQLSPVEFEKRYAMSLQGV
- a CDS encoding DUF3422 family protein; its protein translation is MHCQRQSLHNELHARPSLYFEEPAHVYHLAFIGDPFECKSLVEKLCHSPIDPLSVQGISRLGGHPLKWEQHAEFFTVTWVVPSEDGLRNWTESPRIL
- a CDS encoding TetR/AcrR family transcriptional regulator, which translates into the protein MNTAIGTAHAPCADTIGQHIVDSACQLITDQGFSGMSMRGLAKTVGLHAGSLYYHFPSKQDLLEEVMEHLHQKRLASWRREKSKHRSTRPRLEAFIRFNVQRHLHSEPEERLLKMEACHLDPVQQKRVLEQEQVYTRELECILKRGMKEGIFQRIDAEVIACGILGLTSCTVTLKQHRNLPEPTLVSLINGMVNQLLSARTEASRSP
- a CDS encoding FAD-binding oxidoreductase, with the translated sequence MTQQNVQKFDVAIIGGGIIGSSVAYHILKASPGTSVCVIEPDSTYEFASALRSSGGCRVQFTGTENIEMSLYSIERIKNFEHEMESKGRPAPVDWVEGGYLFVVEPEHVAAIERNVRKQQEHGCVVELLDAAGLKNRFPSINSDDLGVGAFTPHDGWCDPNGLLWGYRRKAVELGAVYIKDKFVDAVVSTHKAQTAVLESGLRIDAEAFINAGGAWSGLIAEKFGMQLPIVPMRRFEHYFTPATPMERLPYVKDLSRLAFRSEGEGFSGGLVNGAEPRGFNFEVDHDYWEQVVWPAVAHRFPALEAAKCHRTWSGLYEVNELDGNAVIGRWNSKLPNLYTVAGFSGHGMMHAPAAGRAIAELLLQGSYQSLDLTRLGYERVEANAPYAEEGIL
- a CDS encoding GntR family transcriptional regulator, whose translation is MQGVLGSPEARVLFSTVHQKDLYMPVQSALEENKIGLSADAVTNRLREMILSGTIGIGVQLKQVHLAKQFGVSRLPVREALKRLEAEGLIRHVARQGSVVANKSVADLIETLDIRIALESRALQLSIPKLQDSDFSAARDVLHRYEESTSPREWGELNLEFHSILYRACQRPTLLKMIADTVKGVDLHLKVLQSNSVGQKSSLREHADILEACEARDVATAILLLEQHIEHTQNALLQIPVLPEPFAF
- a CDS encoding helix-turn-helix domain-containing protein codes for the protein MVDLDFLTDLSCSGTNLSFVEQLFDLLPDVQFFIKDHAARYLVVNQAIVEHAGLSDKRDMIGRTCEEIFTNPGGKISQQDLHVIETGKEVLNALEMCLSLNKQRKWCLSSKFKVRGAVPGGAALVGISRVLPATEERHDNYRTLNSFLAYLKDNCNTPILIKDAAKTFNFSSDVLERLTRELFSLTPKQILTQLRMERACTLLETTTQSVNEIVGDCGYVDHSAFTRQFKASTHYTPLQYRHAVAGLRR